The genomic segment CTCAATGCCTAAATTTACTCACTTACATACCCACTCCCATTACTCTCTTCTTGATGGCCTCGCTAAAATTGACCAGCTAGTAGACCGCGCCAAGGAGTTAGGAATGGATTCGCTAGCCCTAACCGACCACGGCAATCTTTACGGCGCCATCGAATTTTATAAAGTCGCCAAAGCCGCAGGCATCAAACCGATTATCGGCGTGGAGGCCTACATCATGCCGGAAAAAGAAAACGCCACGGAAAGATATTTCCATATGATTTTGCTCTGCCAGAACGAAACCGGCTGGAAGAATCTTTTAAAACTGATTACTCACGCCAACTTCGAAGGCTTCTATTATAAGCCGCGTATCAACAAAGATTTTTTACGAAAACACAGCGAAGGGCTGATTGCACTCTCCGCTTGCCTGTCTGGTGAAGTCGGGCGAAATATTTTGAATAACCAAAATGCGGAGGCAGAAAGGGTGGCGCTGGATTATGAAAGTATTTTCGGCAAAGGAAAATTCTTTCTTGAAACCGGCTATCACCCCGGCATTAAAGAAACCATCAAAGTTCACAAGGGCGTAGTTGAGCTATCTAAAAAAACCGGCATTCCTCTGATCGCGACTCACGATGTTCATTATTTAAAAGCTGAAGATGCGAAATATCACGACATTTTGTTGGCGGTTCAGACCGGCAACAAACTTGACGACCCTGATCGCCTCTCGCTGAAAGACGACGACTTCTCAATGAAGTCTCCTGACGAAATGGCGGAAATGTTCAAAGATTTGCCGGAGGCTATCAGCAATACGCAGGTGGTTGCAGACCAATGCAATCTGGAAATCGAATTAAATAAAATCCGATTGCCGAAATTTGAAGTTCCGGAAGGCGAAACACCCAATACTCACATGCGAAAGTTGGTAGCCGAGCGGCTGGCTTACCGCTACCCGAATCCAACACAAGAAGTAAAAGACCGCATAGAATTTGAAATGAGCGTGGTGGAGAAGATGGGTTTTGCCGATTATTTCTTGATTGTGCAGGATTTTGTGAATTGGGCGAAAGACCGAGGGGTAGTCGTAGGGCCGGGCCGTGGTTCCGCCGCCGGTAGCATTCTCTCCTATATACTGCGCATTACCGATATTGACCCGATTAAATACGACCTCCTTTTTGAACGCTTCTTGAACCCAGACCGTATCCAGATGCCTGATATCGACATAGATATCACCGACAAACGCCGCGACGAGGTGTTCGGATATCTGCGCGAAAAATACGGCGAAGATCACGTCGCCCACATTATTACCTTCGGAACGATGGCAGCGCGCGCCGCAGTCCGTGACGTAGGTCGCGCGATGGGCATCAGTTATGGATTTTGCGACCAACTCGCCAAGCTAATCCCCTTCAACCAAGACCTCGAAGAGGCGATGGAGAATGAAGACTTGAAAAAACTTTACGACACCCAACCCGACGCCAAAAAGATTCTTGATGCCGCGCGGAAAATGGAAGGCGTTGCCCGTCATGCTTCGGTGCACGCCTGCGGCACAGTTATTTCCGGCGCCCCGCTGACGGATTATATGCCGCTCCAAAAAGCTCCGCAGGATCCGGATGTGACCGTCACTCAATTTGAAATGCACAGCGTTGAAGACCTTGGCCTTTTAAAAATGGACTTACTGGGATTAAAAAACCTGACCATCATCGAAGACGCCGTCCGCCTGATTAATGAAACCTATCCCGATAAAGTTGATATCAACAAACTTCCGGAAAATGACCCGAAGGCTTTCAAGCTTTTCCAAGCTGGCGACACCACCGGCGTCTTCCAGTTGGAATCTTCAGGAATGAAGCGCTACCTCAAAGAATTAAAACCGACCGAGCTAGAAGACATCATCGCCATGGTTTCTCTATATCGCCCGGGTCCGATGGAACTTATCCCAAGCTACATTGCCCGCAAGCATGGCTTGGAAAAAGTCGTCTACCTCCATCAGAAGCTGGAGCCAATCATGAGAAAGACTTACGGCGTGGGCGTTTATCAGGAGCAAATGATGAGAATCGCGCGTGATTTGGCCGGCTTTACTCTTGCTGAAGCCGACGGACTTCGAAAAGCTATCGGCAAAAAAATCAAAGCTCTGTTGGATCAGCAGAAGGGCAAGTTAATAAACGGGATGATTGCGAATGGAATTGATAAAAAAATCGCCGAGGAAATCTGGGAATTGTTCCCGCCATTCGCCCGCTACGGCTTCAACCGCTCACACGCCGCCTGCTACGCCACCATCGCCTACCAAACCGCCTACCTGAAAGCTCATTATCCCGTGGAGTTTATGGCCAGCCTGCTCAATTCCGAATCCGGAGATGTAGATCGTATCGCCGAGCTGATGTCGGAGTGCAAGAAAATGAGCATCGCCGTTTTGCCGCCGGATATAAACAAAAGCTCGGCGGATTTCACTGCCGATAACGGCAATATCCGCTTCGGATTGGCGGCGATTAAAAACGTGGGCGAAAATATCGTACAGGTAATTATTGAGGAGCGTCAGCGTGGAGGTGAATTTAAAAAACTTTCCGAGATGATTTACCGTGTGCTTCACCGCGATTTGAACAAAAAATCAATGGAAAGCTTGGCGAAATGCGGCGCCTTTGACTCCTTCGGCTTAGAACGCAATGCCATTCTTACGAATATGGAAGAGATTTTGAAGTTCAGCCAAGGCATCAGGAAAAATAAAGAAAGTTCTCAAGTTGGCCTCTTCGCCAATCCATTCGCCAACCTTTCTATTAAATTCCAGCCGGCCACTCCTGCTACCTCGCACGAGAAGCTGACTTGGGAGCGCGAATTGCTGGGTCTTTATGTGTCGGACCATCCGTTGAACGTGCACCGCGAAAAAATTGCCGCCAAGGGCGCTAAGCCTATCAAACAGGTAAAGCTAATGACCTCCGGCGTCGTGAATATTGCCGGCCTCATCTCCACGGCGAAAAAAATTATGACTAAAAATGGGAAGCCGATGATGTTTGTGAAAGTGGATGGCTTAGATGATTCGGTGGAAGTGGTGGTCTTCCCCGATATAATGGCAAAATACGCCAATCTTTGGGTGGAAAATAAGATTGTGCTAGTCTCCGGCAAAGTCTCCCCCCGCGACGGTGAATGTAAGATCATTTGTGATTGGGTGCAGGAACTATAAATAAAAAAACGCCGCCCAGATAGGGCGGCGGATCTACTAATAAAAAGAGTCCCAGCTAGCGGCGTACTTGATGGCGAACTTCTTCTGAGCCTCGGTCCAAGGAATTACTTCCGGTGTTCCTTTGAACGGGCCAGAGGCTTTCTGAAAGGCGGCCTGATAAAGATTCCAGTTGTCGCTATCTTTGACGAACTCGCCACACTGCCTAACAAGCTTAATCCTTTTCTTCTCAAGAAGATCACGCTGGATCCGACTCATCACTTCCTCAGCGTAAAGAGGAGTCTGACAGATTTGAATGACGAGATGACCGTCGTCACGCAAAATACGCAAGGCCTCCTTGATCATCGCCCACTTAGCCCCTTCGGTGATACAGGTTTCATCCGGATAAGGCTCTGAAACTGGCGTAGTGCCTGGGATCGGAGCCGAAAGTATATCCGAAAGAAGCACAACATCTGCAGAGCCAGTTGCGATCCTAAGGCTTCTCGCATCTCCGGCTTTAAAAGAAATCTTAGATGTGTCAAACCATGACCACTTTTTCTCCTTGATGGATTTCTTACAAGAAGCAATCGACTCTTTATGCCGATCAATCCCGATATATCGATCCCCTTCCTTGATTGCCAAAAAATCCCTTGAAAGCGGCGTTGAGTAAATCAAACGCTCCTTAGATCTTGCCTCCTGTTCAATATCAACAAAAACCGGCCTCGCGCCACAACCGATATCGACGACCAGCCGACCTTTCGTTTCAGGCATACGATATTCCTTTTTAAGAGGATTGAGATGTTAAGCTTCTGCTTGATATATTACAAGATTATTAGATTAAAGTCAAGCTCAATGGACTTGATTGTATTTTATGAGTAAAATTGTATCTATGGCTTCCGAAACTAATCTAGAAAATATTCGCCACTCGCTCGCCCATTTGTTAGCGGCGGCGGTTTTAAAAAAATATCCGAAAGTAAAACTCGGTATTGGCCCCGTCATTGAGAACGGGTTTTATTATGATTTTGACCTGCCCGAAGCGCTGACTCCCGAAGACCTGCAAGATTTCACAAAAGAAATGCGGAAAATGATTAACGCCAAACTCCCCTTCTCGGGCGAGGAAGTTACAGCCGCGGCCGCCACCAAGCGGATGAAGGGCCAGAAATATAAGCTGGAATTAATCAAAGATTTTTCCAAAGAAGATCAGAAGCTTTCTATATATAAAACCGGCGATGTCTTTGAAGACCTTTGCCGCGGAGGCCATGTGGCCGACACTTCGGAAATAAATGCCGAAGGTTTTAAGTTGGATTCCATCGCCGGAGCTTATTGGAAAGGCAGCGAGAAAAATGCCCAGCTTCAACGTATCTATGGATTGGCCTTCGCCAACAAAAACGAACTGGAAGCCTTCTTAAAAATGCGCGAAGAGGCCCAGAAGCGGGACCACCGCAAACTCGGCAAAGAGCTAGAACTTTTTGAGATCATTGATGAAGTCGGCCCAGGATTGCCGTTGTTCCATCCGAAAGGCGCGATCTTGCGCCGCGTCGTAGAAAACTACATCACCGAACTTCAGGAAAGCCGAGGCTACCAACCGATCTGGATCCCCCACATTACCAAAGGCGAGCTCTACAAGATCTCCGGCCATTTGGATAAATACGACGCGATGTACCCGCCAATGAAGCTCAAAGACGAGGCGGATTACTACATCAAACCGATGAACTGCCCGCACTTTATGATGCTTTATAAAGCTCAACAGCATTCATATAAAGAGCTACCAGTGCGCTGGACCTGCACCACCACCAACTATCGCCACGAAAAATCCGGCGAGCTTTCCGGCTTAACTCGCGTGCGCTCACTCACCCAAGACGATTGCCACGTGTTTGCCCGACCGGATCAGATAGAACCAGAAATTAATCTGATGCTGGATATGATAGAAGAGGTTTATAAAAAATTCGGCTTCAACGATTTCTGGGTCCGCATCTCCACGCGCGATCCGAATCC from the bacterium genome contains:
- a CDS encoding DNA polymerase III subunit alpha, producing the protein MPKFTHLHTHSHYSLLDGLAKIDQLVDRAKELGMDSLALTDHGNLYGAIEFYKVAKAAGIKPIIGVEAYIMPEKENATERYFHMILLCQNETGWKNLLKLITHANFEGFYYKPRINKDFLRKHSEGLIALSACLSGEVGRNILNNQNAEAERVALDYESIFGKGKFFLETGYHPGIKETIKVHKGVVELSKKTGIPLIATHDVHYLKAEDAKYHDILLAVQTGNKLDDPDRLSLKDDDFSMKSPDEMAEMFKDLPEAISNTQVVADQCNLEIELNKIRLPKFEVPEGETPNTHMRKLVAERLAYRYPNPTQEVKDRIEFEMSVVEKMGFADYFLIVQDFVNWAKDRGVVVGPGRGSAAGSILSYILRITDIDPIKYDLLFERFLNPDRIQMPDIDIDITDKRRDEVFGYLREKYGEDHVAHIITFGTMAARAAVRDVGRAMGISYGFCDQLAKLIPFNQDLEEAMENEDLKKLYDTQPDAKKILDAARKMEGVARHASVHACGTVISGAPLTDYMPLQKAPQDPDVTVTQFEMHSVEDLGLLKMDLLGLKNLTIIEDAVRLINETYPDKVDINKLPENDPKAFKLFQAGDTTGVFQLESSGMKRYLKELKPTELEDIIAMVSLYRPGPMELIPSYIARKHGLEKVVYLHQKLEPIMRKTYGVGVYQEQMMRIARDLAGFTLAEADGLRKAIGKKIKALLDQQKGKLINGMIANGIDKKIAEEIWELFPPFARYGFNRSHAACYATIAYQTAYLKAHYPVEFMASLLNSESGDVDRIAELMSECKKMSIAVLPPDINKSSADFTADNGNIRFGLAAIKNVGENIVQVIIEERQRGGEFKKLSEMIYRVLHRDLNKKSMESLAKCGAFDSFGLERNAILTNMEEILKFSQGIRKNKESSQVGLFANPFANLSIKFQPATPATSHEKLTWERELLGLYVSDHPLNVHREKIAAKGAKPIKQVKLMTSGVVNIAGLISTAKKIMTKNGKPMMFVKVDGLDDSVEVVVFPDIMAKYANLWVENKIVLVSGKVSPRDGECKIICDWVQEL
- a CDS encoding class I SAM-dependent methyltransferase → MPETKGRLVVDIGCGARPVFVDIEQEARSKERLIYSTPLSRDFLAIKEGDRYIGIDRHKESIASCKKSIKEKKWSWFDTSKISFKAGDARSLRIATGSADVVLLSDILSAPIPGTTPVSEPYPDETCITEGAKWAMIKEALRILRDDGHLVIQICQTPLYAEEVMSRIQRDLLEKKRIKLVRQCGEFVKDSDNWNLYQAAFQKASGPFKGTPEVIPWTEAQKKFAIKYAASWDSFY
- the thrS gene encoding threonine--tRNA ligase gives rise to the protein MASETNLENIRHSLAHLLAAAVLKKYPKVKLGIGPVIENGFYYDFDLPEALTPEDLQDFTKEMRKMINAKLPFSGEEVTAAAATKRMKGQKYKLELIKDFSKEDQKLSIYKTGDVFEDLCRGGHVADTSEINAEGFKLDSIAGAYWKGSEKNAQLQRIYGLAFANKNELEAFLKMREEAQKRDHRKLGKELELFEIIDEVGPGLPLFHPKGAILRRVVENYITELQESRGYQPIWIPHITKGELYKISGHLDKYDAMYPPMKLKDEADYYIKPMNCPHFMMLYKAQQHSYKELPVRWTCTTTNYRHEKSGELSGLTRVRSLTQDDCHVFARPDQIEPEINLMLDMIEEVYKKFGFNDFWVRISTRDPNPPAGGSKDKYIGDEKVWQESEEALARLIQKRGWKHEIGVGEAAFYGPKLDFIFKDVIGRDWQLSTIQLDMNLPKRFDLEYTDTDGTKKAPVVIHRAILGSTERFLGILIEHYGGAFPAWLAPVQVKIVPISEKHLAYAEKIKKELVGYRVEIASENDTLGKKIRNAEKEKVPFLAVVGDKEMESGMVSLREHGGKDHGSISVEKLKEMLRSNRE